The proteins below come from a single Gordonia pseudamarae genomic window:
- a CDS encoding RecQ family ATP-dependent DNA helicase has translation MPPTTDDAPTDRTGPDLSGDQLIIADRVIGALAGAGARLRPDQLRAVAALTRPGARVLVVQATGWGKSAVYWTATAIGRAAGRGPTLIVSPLLSLMRDQVAAAERAGLRAATLNSSNFGDWEAVENDLRAGDLDVLLVSPERLANPGFGRRVLDGLAGALGLLVIDEAHAISDWGHDFRPDYRRVADVLRTADDATPVLATTATANARVTADVAGQLGTDTLVLRGPLARKSLHLNVIDELSPMQRYAWTARNLPALPGSGIVYVLTVADADRLVQAIRAVQGPDYPVAAYTGQLDADRRHALEDALLRNEVKALVATSALGMGYDKPDLGFVVHVGAPASPVSYYQQVGRAGRALDDAVVVLLSSSADDRIWEYFATATIPDPVTMTELLAALGDTGTPQSVPALESSTGLRRTKIDLMLKQLAVDGATERTPDGWVATGRPWTYDAAHYDGVVAVRRREADIMRSYVHGRSCLMTLLTASLDDPQTVACGRCSVCLGGLTDDLPGGADDEDVRAITATLRRAALLLEPRKMWPGGVFGARGRIPAHLMAEPGRTLAHADAPEWAGVLAGARDGDDGAVTELADAAVATLAAWGRESGIRPEVIVSLRLTGTALAETLAERLRAVGRRGGAGYPVGPGEPPAEATGAVEAAHWRGRLENPPAADGRTVLLVVDATTSGWPITIAAAALREAGATAVLPLLIHRTVG, from the coding sequence ATGCCTCCCACGACCGACGACGCACCGACCGACCGCACCGGCCCCGACCTGTCCGGCGACCAGCTGATCATCGCCGATCGGGTCATCGGTGCGCTGGCCGGAGCCGGGGCCCGTCTGCGACCCGACCAGCTGCGGGCGGTGGCCGCGCTGACCCGGCCCGGCGCGCGGGTGCTCGTGGTGCAGGCCACCGGCTGGGGCAAATCGGCGGTGTACTGGACGGCGACGGCGATCGGCCGGGCCGCCGGCCGCGGTCCGACACTGATCGTGTCGCCGCTGCTGTCGTTGATGCGGGATCAGGTGGCGGCGGCCGAACGGGCCGGGCTGCGTGCGGCGACACTCAACTCGTCGAATTTCGGTGACTGGGAGGCCGTCGAGAACGACTTGCGCGCAGGTGATCTCGATGTCCTGCTGGTCTCCCCCGAACGCCTGGCCAATCCCGGTTTCGGCAGGCGGGTACTGGACGGCCTGGCCGGCGCGCTCGGCCTGCTGGTGATCGATGAGGCGCACGCGATCTCCGACTGGGGTCACGACTTCCGGCCCGACTACCGGCGCGTTGCCGATGTGTTGCGTACCGCCGACGACGCGACGCCGGTGCTGGCGACCACCGCCACCGCCAACGCCCGCGTCACCGCCGACGTGGCCGGGCAACTGGGCACCGACACTCTGGTGCTGCGCGGTCCGCTGGCGCGGAAATCGTTACACCTGAACGTTATCGACGAACTCTCCCCGATGCAGCGGTACGCCTGGACGGCCCGCAATCTGCCCGCACTGCCCGGTTCGGGAATCGTGTACGTGCTCACCGTCGCCGACGCCGACCGGCTCGTCCAGGCCATCCGCGCCGTCCAGGGCCCCGACTATCCGGTCGCCGCCTACACCGGGCAGCTCGACGCCGACCGCCGGCACGCGCTCGAGGACGCGCTGCTGCGCAACGAGGTGAAAGCGCTGGTGGCCACCTCGGCACTCGGAATGGGTTATGACAAACCCGATCTCGGGTTCGTGGTACATGTGGGCGCCCCCGCCTCCCCGGTGTCGTACTACCAGCAGGTGGGCCGCGCCGGCCGTGCCCTCGACGACGCCGTGGTGGTGCTGCTGTCCTCGTCGGCCGACGACCGGATCTGGGAGTACTTCGCCACCGCCACCATCCCTGACCCTGTCACGATGACCGAACTCCTCGCCGCGCTGGGAGATACGGGCACACCGCAGTCGGTGCCCGCCCTCGAATCGTCGACGGGACTGCGCCGCACCAAGATCGACCTGATGCTCAAACAGCTCGCCGTCGACGGTGCCACCGAACGCACCCCCGACGGCTGGGTGGCGACGGGACGGCCGTGGACGTACGACGCCGCCCACTACGACGGGGTGGTGGCGGTGCGTAGACGTGAGGCCGACATCATGCGCTCGTACGTCCACGGCCGGTCCTGCCTGATGACGCTGCTCACCGCGTCGCTCGACGACCCGCAGACGGTGGCGTGCGGACGATGTTCAGTGTGTCTGGGCGGCCTCACCGACGACCTGCCCGGCGGCGCCGACGACGAGGACGTACGCGCCATCACCGCCACCCTGCGCCGGGCCGCACTGCTGCTGGAGCCACGAAAGATGTGGCCGGGCGGGGTGTTCGGCGCACGTGGGCGAATCCCGGCGCACCTGATGGCCGAACCGGGCCGGACCCTGGCCCACGCCGACGCGCCCGAATGGGCCGGGGTCCTCGCCGGAGCCCGCGACGGTGACGACGGCGCCGTGACCGAACTCGCGGACGCGGCGGTCGCCACCCTCGCCGCGTGGGGCCGCGAGTCGGGGATCCGGCCCGAGGTGATCGTCTCGCTACGGCTGACCGGCACCGCGCTGGCCGAAACCTTGGCCGAGCGGCTGCGCGCGGTCGGCCGGCGCGGCGGTGCCGGGTATCCGGTGGGGCCCGGCGAACCACCGGCCGAGGCCACCGGCGCCGTCGAGGCCGCGCACTGGCGTGGCCGGCTGGAGAATCCGCCCGCCGCCGACGGCCGGACCGTGCTGCTCGTCGTCGACGCCACCACGTCGGGCTGGCCGATCACCATCGCCGCCGCGGCTCTGCGCGAGGCGGGCGCCACCGCGGTGCTGCCGCTGCTCATCCACAGGACCGTCGGCTGA
- a CDS encoding monovalent cation/H+ antiporter complex subunit F, whose amino-acid sequence MTIVWTVVTVLLLISAVLTTARILMGPSSLDRVVALDVLVALCMCGLAAWAAYSGDSTVIPAIVALSLLSFIGSISIARFRVRDDRS is encoded by the coding sequence ATGACGATCGTGTGGACGGTCGTGACCGTTCTGCTGCTCATCTCCGCGGTGCTCACCACCGCCCGCATCCTGATGGGCCCGTCATCACTGGACCGGGTCGTCGCCCTCGACGTCCTGGTGGCGCTGTGCATGTGCGGGCTGGCCGCGTGGGCCGCCTACAGCGGTGACTCGACGGTGATCCCGGCGATCGTGGCGTTGAGTCTGCTCAGTTTCATCGGGTCGATCTCCATCGCCCGGTTCCGGGTACGGGACGACCGATCATGA
- a CDS encoding TetR/AcrR family transcriptional regulator, which produces MTSMTSAATPKGVRRRSRLIEAAGALLLEGGFDAVRHRAVADRAELPLASTTYYFGSLEDLMAQAADYVCRGDEAAIAARGAALRRRRRGARAMADALVDVFVGADTTVHDLAARYEMFALAPRYELLNAVIADHHALLAGIHTDVLEKSGRHADPVHVRCLIAVEDGAVMGALGQQPAVPLVAAREALVSVIDVLAPPN; this is translated from the coding sequence ATGACATCCATGACGTCAGCGGCAACCCCCAAGGGAGTGCGCAGGCGTTCCAGGCTGATCGAAGCCGCCGGAGCGCTCCTACTCGAAGGCGGGTTCGACGCTGTCCGCCACCGCGCCGTCGCCGACCGGGCCGAACTCCCGCTCGCCTCCACCACGTACTACTTCGGCTCCCTCGAAGACCTCATGGCGCAGGCCGCCGACTACGTGTGCCGCGGCGACGAAGCCGCCATCGCGGCCCGTGGTGCGGCGCTGCGCCGACGTCGCCGGGGTGCCCGTGCCATGGCCGACGCCCTCGTCGACGTCTTCGTCGGAGCCGACACCACCGTGCACGATCTCGCCGCCCGGTACGAGATGTTCGCCCTCGCGCCCCGCTACGAACTGCTCAACGCGGTCATCGCCGACCACCACGCACTGCTGGCCGGTATCCACACCGACGTCCTGGAGAAGTCCGGCCGGCACGCCGACCCCGTCCACGTTCGTTGCCTCATCGCCGTCGAAGACGGAGCCGTCATGGGTGCGTTGGGTCAACAACCCGCGGTGCCGCTGGTCGCGGCACGCGAAGCTTTGGTGTCGGTCATCGACGTCCTGGCCCCGCCGAACTGA
- the purD gene encoding phosphoribosylamine--glycine ligase yields MRVLVIGSGGREHALLLGLTRDPSVTDLHVAPGNAGTAAVATNHAVDVTSAEAVVALAREVAADLVVIGPEVPLVLGVADALRAVGFATFGPSADAARIEGSKAFAKDVMAAAGVRTAHAEVVDNPAKLDAALDRFGPTWVVKDDGLAAGKGVVVTPDRAAARAHAADCLESGHPVLLESFLDGPEVSLFCLVDGENVVPLLPAQDHKRVGDNDTGPNTGGMGAYTPLPWLPAETVTQIVDDVVTPVAAELVRRGSGFSGLLYAGLAIGADGPAVVEFNCRFGDPETQAVLALLQSPLGEALNAVATGTLDQLPPLRWSDGAAVTVVVAAENYPGTPRTGDVITGAEADGVLHAGTKRNDDGDIVSAGGRVLAVVGTGADLEQARAQAYERIAAIKLAGSHHRTDIGKAALEGRISV; encoded by the coding sequence GTGCGCGTACTCGTGATCGGCTCGGGCGGCCGCGAACATGCCCTGCTCCTCGGACTCACCCGCGACCCGTCGGTGACCGACCTGCACGTCGCCCCCGGCAACGCGGGTACCGCGGCCGTCGCGACCAACCACGCCGTCGACGTCACCTCCGCCGAGGCCGTCGTCGCCCTGGCCCGGGAGGTGGCCGCCGACCTCGTCGTGATCGGCCCCGAGGTTCCGCTGGTCCTCGGTGTCGCCGACGCCTTGCGCGCGGTGGGATTCGCCACCTTCGGCCCCAGCGCCGACGCCGCCCGCATCGAAGGGTCCAAGGCGTTCGCCAAGGACGTCATGGCCGCGGCCGGAGTGCGCACCGCACACGCCGAGGTCGTTGACAACCCCGCCAAACTCGACGCCGCGCTCGACCGATTCGGCCCCACCTGGGTGGTCAAGGACGACGGCCTCGCCGCGGGCAAGGGCGTCGTGGTCACCCCCGACCGGGCCGCGGCCCGCGCCCACGCCGCGGACTGCCTCGAATCCGGCCACCCCGTACTTCTGGAAAGCTTCCTCGACGGACCCGAGGTGTCGTTGTTCTGCCTCGTCGACGGCGAGAACGTGGTGCCGCTGCTGCCCGCCCAGGACCACAAACGTGTCGGCGACAACGACACCGGACCCAACACCGGCGGCATGGGCGCCTACACCCCGCTGCCCTGGCTGCCCGCGGAGACGGTCACACAGATCGTCGACGACGTGGTCACGCCCGTCGCAGCCGAACTGGTGCGCCGCGGATCGGGTTTCTCGGGACTGCTGTACGCGGGCCTGGCGATCGGCGCGGACGGACCCGCCGTCGTCGAATTCAATTGTCGCTTCGGCGATCCCGAAACCCAGGCGGTACTCGCCCTGCTGCAGTCGCCGCTCGGTGAGGCGCTCAACGCGGTCGCCACCGGAACCCTCGACCAACTGCCGCCGCTGCGATGGAGCGATGGTGCGGCGGTCACCGTCGTCGTGGCCGCCGAGAACTACCCCGGCACACCACGTACCGGAGACGTCATCACCGGCGCCGAGGCCGACGGGGTGCTGCACGCCGGAACCAAACGCAACGATGACGGCGACATCGTGTCGGCCGGTGGCCGCGTGCTCGCCGTCGTCGGCACCGGCGCCGACCTCGAACAGGCCCGGGCCCAGGCGTACGAGCGCATCGCGGCCATCAAACTCGCCGGCAGCCACCACCGCACCGACATCGGGAAAGCCGCCCTCGAAGGACGCATCTCCGTGTGA
- a CDS encoding ArnT family glycosyltransferase, whose amino-acid sequence MTRERLSLCVLLVGTAVAYLWNLSINGWANSFYSAAIQAGSESWKAWFFGSSDMANSITVDKPPASLWIPSLSVRIFGLNPWSILVPEALMGVASVALLYAITRRHFGHWAGILAGLVLASTPVAAMMFRFNNPEALLILLMIASVWALLRGVEDGRWRWLILTGVFVGFGFLTKQLQVMLVVPPLALTYLAFGPGTVVRRLGQLFAALGAMIVSAGWWILTVELWPASSRPYIGGSQNNSILELTLGYNGFGRLNGNERGSVRPGGADGGYGWPGGYGWPGGYGWTGGYGGPGGPGGRGGGMWGDTGWNRMFTAAQGGQIAWLIPTALILGVAALVIVARAARATGDTTVGVSTVGDPEVGDPEVGDPAGNDRAGRDHRRRVLAFLTVWGLWLIVTMVVFSYMAGIFHSYYTAALAPAIAALVAGGAAVCLRAREQPWVRVVLAVAVGTAAIWGFVLLGRSPDFVGWLRWLVLIGGVAAALILLVPESAPWGRRLSVGAGLAAVVVGVAGPVAYTIDTINSPISGGLPSAGPRVDDGFGPGGGPGGRRGNRPGQGPAAGWGPMPGPGSVPGSPTPWVGGPQNRIGRDGTGRNGTGPGPGEMRSGGGNAGPAGGMGSGPTFRAGPGNNGPGALLNGSQPGPQILALLRADADRYTWVAAAIGSNSASGYQLESGYSVMPIGGFNGTDPSPTLERFQQLVADREIHYFIAGGRFGGGPGGGQDNRTSEQISTWVTENFTARTVDGVTVYDLTAPAGAS is encoded by the coding sequence GTGACACGGGAGCGGTTGTCGTTGTGTGTGCTGCTGGTAGGAACCGCGGTGGCGTATCTGTGGAATCTGTCGATCAACGGGTGGGCCAATTCGTTCTACTCGGCGGCGATTCAGGCCGGATCGGAGTCGTGGAAGGCATGGTTCTTCGGCTCATCGGATATGGCAAACTCGATCACCGTCGACAAACCGCCTGCCTCGCTATGGATTCCGTCGCTCTCGGTGCGGATCTTCGGGTTGAATCCGTGGTCGATTCTGGTGCCCGAGGCACTCATGGGTGTGGCTTCGGTGGCGCTGCTGTACGCCATCACCCGACGCCACTTCGGGCACTGGGCGGGCATTCTCGCCGGTCTCGTGCTGGCATCGACACCGGTGGCGGCGATGATGTTCCGGTTCAACAATCCCGAGGCGTTGCTGATCCTGCTGATGATCGCCTCGGTGTGGGCGCTGCTGCGCGGCGTCGAGGACGGCCGATGGCGCTGGCTGATCCTCACCGGTGTGTTCGTCGGGTTCGGTTTCCTGACAAAGCAATTACAGGTGATGCTGGTGGTTCCGCCACTGGCCCTCACCTACCTGGCATTCGGGCCCGGCACCGTTGTTCGCAGGCTCGGACAGTTGTTCGCCGCGCTGGGCGCGATGATCGTGAGTGCCGGCTGGTGGATTCTCACCGTCGAACTGTGGCCCGCCTCGTCGCGGCCGTATATCGGTGGTTCGCAGAACAACTCGATCCTCGAACTGACGCTGGGCTACAACGGGTTCGGACGGCTGAACGGAAATGAACGCGGCAGCGTGCGTCCCGGCGGGGCCGATGGTGGTTACGGGTGGCCTGGTGGTTACGGATGGCCTGGTGGTTACGGATGGACGGGCGGCTACGGCGGACCGGGAGGACCCGGCGGCCGCGGCGGTGGTATGTGGGGTGATACCGGCTGGAACCGGATGTTCACCGCCGCGCAGGGCGGCCAGATCGCCTGGCTGATCCCCACCGCGCTCATCCTGGGTGTGGCCGCGCTGGTGATCGTGGCGCGGGCGGCCCGGGCAACCGGGGACACGACGGTCGGCGTGTCGACAGTCGGGGATCCGGAAGTCGGGGATCCGGAAGTCGGGGACCCGGCGGGCAATGACCGGGCGGGCCGAGACCACCGGCGTCGGGTGCTCGCCTTCCTGACGGTGTGGGGCCTGTGGCTGATCGTCACGATGGTCGTGTTCAGCTACATGGCCGGAATCTTCCACAGCTACTACACGGCCGCGCTCGCCCCGGCGATCGCCGCACTCGTCGCCGGCGGGGCCGCGGTGTGCCTGCGTGCGCGCGAACAGCCGTGGGTGCGGGTCGTCCTCGCGGTCGCGGTGGGTACTGCCGCGATCTGGGGATTCGTGCTGCTGGGCCGGTCGCCGGACTTTGTGGGCTGGCTGCGGTGGCTGGTGCTGATCGGCGGCGTCGCCGCCGCGCTGATCCTGCTGGTGCCCGAGTCGGCGCCGTGGGGGCGTCGGCTGTCCGTCGGTGCGGGGCTGGCTGCGGTGGTCGTGGGAGTGGCCGGGCCTGTCGCTTACACGATCGACACCATCAACTCGCCCATCTCCGGGGGGCTGCCGTCGGCGGGCCCGCGTGTCGACGACGGGTTCGGGCCGGGTGGGGGCCCGGGCGGCCGCCGCGGCAACCGGCCCGGTCAGGGTCCGGCAGCCGGCTGGGGTCCGATGCCGGGGCCGGGTTCGGTACCCGGATCCCCCACACCCTGGGTGGGCGGCCCCCAGAACCGGATCGGCCGCGACGGAACAGGCCGAAACGGAACCGGGCCGGGCCCGGGAGAAATGCGATCGGGCGGCGGCAACGCGGGTCCGGCCGGCGGTATGGGATCGGGGCCGACGTTCCGGGCCGGTCCGGGGAACAACGGGCCCGGCGCACTGCTCAACGGCTCACAGCCGGGACCACAGATCCTCGCCCTCCTGCGTGCGGACGCCGACCGGTACACCTGGGTCGCCGCCGCGATCGGCTCCAACTCGGCGTCGGGCTACCAGCTCGAATCGGGGTACTCGGTGATGCCGATCGGTGGCTTCAACGGCACCGACCCGTCACCGACGCTGGAGCGATTCCAGCAGCTCGTCGCCGACCGCGAGATCCACTACTTCATCGCCGGCGGCCGCTTCGGTGGTGGCCCCGGCGGGGGACAGGACAACCGGACGAGCGAGCAGATCAGCACCTGGGTCACCGAGAATTTCACCGCGCGGACCGTTGACGGCGTCACCGTCTACGACCTGACCGCACCGGCCGGGGCGTCGTAG
- the mnhG gene encoding monovalent cation/H(+) antiporter subunit G, giving the protein MIRDIISSTLLVIGAVMALTTAIGLIRFPDTLSRMHAATKPQTFGLLLILAGAMIRLGSNHIDVGMLILAAIFALITAPVVAHRIGRLVYQEQRARDGLMNPDDMESGNRD; this is encoded by the coding sequence ATGATCAGAGACATCATCTCGTCGACGCTGCTGGTGATCGGGGCCGTGATGGCGCTGACCACGGCTATCGGCCTGATCCGTTTCCCGGACACGCTCTCCCGGATGCACGCGGCCACCAAACCGCAGACGTTCGGTCTGCTGCTCATTCTCGCCGGCGCGATGATCCGCCTCGGCAGCAACCACATCGACGTCGGGATGCTGATCCTCGCCGCGATCTTCGCGCTGATCACCGCCCCGGTGGTCGCCCACCGCATCGGGCGGCTGGTCTACCAGGAACAACGCGCCCGCGACGGCCTGATGAACCCCGACGACATGGAGTCGGGCAACCGCGACTGA
- the recQ gene encoding DNA helicase RecQ has protein sequence MPSDPYADVPFFDEPPPDDDYDAPPPDDGGGEPRDVPQGPAPARFSSAIEALRAVFGYDAFRGDQAAIVEQVIGGGDAIVLMPTGGGKSITYQIPALVREGTGLVISPLIALMHDQVDALRAAGVRAAYLNSTQSARERSEVENAYRTGQLDLLYVAPERLSGARTTELLHSGTLSVIAIDEAHCVSQWGHDFRPDYLALGDLGERFPGVPRMALTATATRETHGEITERLRLVEARHFVASFDRPNIQYRVDAKAEPRKQLVSFIRSVPELVGADGPVAGIVYALSRKSVEATAEFLTGQGFDALPYHAGLDAPIRAHNQARFLREDGVIVVATIAFGMGIDKPDVRFVAHIDLPKSVEGYYQETGRAGRDGQPSVAWMAYGLADVVQQRRLIDSGTGDRAFKMRLGQHLDAMLALCETVSCRRQNLLGYFGQESAPCGNCDTCLQPPETFDGLIPAQKLLSTIWRLNRERGQSFGAGHLIDILRGKETERIRAQRHGELSTYGIGADLSDQDWRSVVRQLLARGIITAQGEYGTLALGVDADGVLRGETPVPLRRDIIGRVTGSGSGPKARKTGAAADLDPADRDLFEALRTWRTATAKEQDVPAYVVFSNATLQALAAHRPADLDQLGEISGIGEKKRETYGEAVLAVIAEQR, from the coding sequence ATGCCTTCCGATCCTTATGCGGACGTGCCGTTTTTTGACGAGCCGCCACCGGATGACGACTACGACGCGCCACCACCCGACGACGGCGGGGGAGAACCTCGGGACGTGCCGCAGGGGCCGGCACCGGCCCGGTTCTCCTCGGCGATCGAGGCGTTGCGCGCCGTCTTCGGATACGACGCGTTCCGCGGCGATCAGGCCGCGATCGTCGAGCAGGTCATCGGTGGCGGCGATGCCATCGTGCTGATGCCCACCGGCGGTGGCAAATCCATCACCTATCAGATTCCGGCGCTCGTCCGTGAGGGCACCGGACTGGTGATCAGCCCGCTCATCGCGCTCATGCATGACCAGGTCGACGCGCTGCGCGCGGCCGGTGTGCGCGCCGCCTACCTCAACTCCACCCAGTCGGCGCGGGAGCGGAGTGAGGTTGAGAATGCCTATCGGACAGGACAACTCGACCTGCTTTATGTTGCTCCCGAACGATTGTCGGGCGCACGGACCACGGAACTGCTGCACAGCGGAACGCTCAGCGTCATCGCCATCGACGAGGCGCACTGTGTTTCGCAGTGGGGCCACGACTTCCGGCCCGACTATCTCGCACTCGGCGATCTCGGCGAGCGATTCCCCGGCGTTCCCCGAATGGCGTTGACCGCCACCGCCACCCGCGAAACGCACGGCGAGATCACCGAACGGCTACGGCTGGTCGAGGCCAGGCATTTCGTCGCCAGCTTCGACCGGCCCAACATCCAGTACCGCGTCGACGCCAAGGCGGAGCCGCGAAAGCAACTGGTCTCGTTCATCCGTTCGGTGCCCGAACTCGTCGGAGCGGACGGACCGGTCGCCGGAATCGTGTACGCGCTCAGCCGCAAAAGTGTCGAGGCCACAGCCGAATTCCTGACCGGACAGGGGTTCGACGCACTGCCGTACCACGCCGGTCTCGACGCCCCGATCCGTGCGCATAACCAGGCGCGGTTCCTGCGTGAGGACGGGGTGATCGTGGTGGCGACCATCGCGTTCGGGATGGGCATCGACAAACCCGACGTGCGTTTCGTTGCCCATATCGACCTGCCGAAGTCGGTCGAGGGCTACTACCAGGAGACCGGTCGTGCCGGCCGTGACGGACAGCCGTCGGTGGCCTGGATGGCGTACGGCCTGGCCGACGTGGTGCAGCAACGCCGACTCATCGACTCCGGCACCGGCGATCGCGCGTTCAAGATGCGGCTCGGACAGCACCTCGACGCGATGCTCGCCCTGTGTGAGACGGTGTCGTGCCGCAGGCAGAACCTGCTGGGCTATTTCGGCCAGGAGTCGGCGCCGTGCGGCAACTGCGACACCTGCCTGCAACCGCCCGAAACCTTCGACGGCCTCATCCCGGCGCAGAAACTGTTGTCGACGATCTGGCGATTGAACCGAGAACGCGGCCAGTCGTTCGGCGCCGGTCACCTCATCGACATCCTGCGCGGCAAGGAGACCGAGCGCATCCGCGCCCAGCGGCACGGCGAACTGAGCACCTACGGCATCGGCGCCGACCTGTCCGATCAGGACTGGCGCAGCGTCGTCCGGCAGTTGCTCGCCCGCGGAATCATCACCGCGCAAGGCGAATACGGCACCCTCGCCCTCGGTGTCGACGCCGACGGAGTGCTGCGCGGCGAGACACCGGTTCCGTTGCGCCGCGACATCATCGGCCGGGTGACGGGTTCCGGGTCGGGTCCCAAGGCGCGCAAGACCGGCGCGGCCGCCGACCTCGACCCCGCCGACCGGGACCTGTTCGAGGCGCTGCGCACCTGGCGCACCGCCACCGCCAAGGAGCAGGACGTGCCCGCGTACGTGGTGTTCAGCAACGCCACCCTGCAGGCGCTGGCCGCCCACCGTCCCGCCGACCTGGATCAGCTCGGCGAGATCAGCGGTATCGGCGAGAAGAAGCGGGAGACGTACGGGGAGGCGGTCCTCGCGGTCATCGCCGAACAGCGCTGA
- a CDS encoding bifunctional glycosyltransferase family 2/GtrA family protein, producing MTTDTLGRPASTVHTLADSSQAHPTLDIVIPVYNEQDDIVDAVRRLDAHLRADVPYPARITVADNASTDDTVRRAVALTESIDGLRVVHLDEKGRGRALNAVWRASDADIVAYCDVDLSTDLNALMPLIAPLISGHSDIAIGTRLSNGSRVERGLKREFISRSYNLILRTAMRAKFSDAQCGFKAMRTDIARELLPYVEDTGWFFDTELLVVAERIGLRIAEVPVDWIDDPDSSVDIVATAMADLKGCARVGRALVDGSLPVADLRASMGRSRHPGPRVEGVPFGLSGQLARFCVVGVASTVVYAVLYLMLHSVFGAQVSNFVALGISAIFNTAANRGFSFGVRGSENVVKHQAFGLGIFMFGWVVTAGSLFLLHAWAPDASKHLELLILLVANLVATAIRFVGLRWVFRSHTAVAAAEAAKAA from the coding sequence ATGACGACAGACACCCTCGGTCGCCCCGCCTCGACGGTGCACACTCTGGCCGATTCCTCGCAAGCACATCCGACCCTCGACATCGTGATCCCGGTGTACAACGAGCAGGATGACATCGTCGACGCGGTGCGCCGGCTCGACGCCCACCTGCGCGCCGATGTGCCCTACCCGGCCCGGATCACCGTTGCCGACAACGCGAGTACCGACGACACGGTGCGGCGGGCGGTGGCGCTGACCGAGAGCATCGACGGGCTCCGCGTGGTGCATCTGGACGAGAAGGGCCGGGGCCGGGCGCTGAACGCGGTGTGGCGGGCCAGCGACGCCGACATCGTGGCCTACTGCGACGTGGACCTGTCGACCGACCTGAACGCGCTGATGCCGCTGATCGCGCCGCTGATCTCCGGGCACTCCGACATCGCGATCGGGACCCGGCTGTCCAACGGGTCGCGGGTCGAACGCGGCCTCAAGCGCGAATTCATCTCGCGCTCATACAATCTCATTCTGCGTACCGCGATGCGGGCCAAGTTCTCCGACGCTCAGTGCGGGTTCAAGGCGATGCGCACCGACATCGCCCGCGAACTCCTTCCGTACGTGGAGGACACCGGCTGGTTCTTCGACACCGAACTGCTGGTGGTGGCCGAGCGGATCGGGCTGCGGATCGCCGAGGTCCCGGTCGACTGGATCGACGACCCCGACAGCAGTGTCGACATCGTCGCCACCGCGATGGCCGACCTCAAGGGCTGCGCCCGCGTCGGGCGGGCACTCGTCGACGGCTCGCTGCCGGTCGCCGATCTGCGGGCCAGCATGGGACGCTCCCGGCACCCCGGACCGCGGGTGGAGGGTGTTCCGTTCGGGCTGTCCGGGCAGCTCGCCCGGTTCTGCGTGGTCGGTGTGGCCTCGACCGTGGTGTACGCCGTGCTGTACCTGATGTTGCATTCGGTATTCGGTGCGCAGGTATCCAACTTTGTCGCCCTGGGCATTTCGGCGATATTCAATACGGCGGCCAATCGCGGGTTCAGTTTCGGGGTACGTGGTTCCGAGAATGTGGTGAAACACCAGGCATTCGGACTGGGCATCTTCATGTTCGGCTGGGTGGTGACCGCGGGCTCGCTGTTCCTGCTGCACGCCTGGGCTCCCGACGCGTCGAAGCATCTGGAACTGCTGATCCTGCTGGTGGCCAACCTGGTGGCGACGGCGATCCGCTTCGTCGGACTGCGGTGGGTGTTCCGGTCGCACACGGCCGTCGCGGCCGCCGAGGCGGCGAAGGCCGCATGA